A region from the Sebaldella sp. S0638 genome encodes:
- a CDS encoding purine-nucleoside phosphorylase yields the protein MKLIDRVNESIAYIRTKTNASPKVALILGSGLGDYADELEDKVAIPYGDIPHFPTLSVEGHKGQLVFGKIHGKEVVCMQGRLHFYEGKGMHATTYAIRVFTKLGIEILFTTNATGGLNKDFRPGDLMIITDHINFMGDNPLIGENEGEFGDRFPDMTNLYDRDLVKIAEDTASQLNINIKKGIFIGYSGPNFETPAEIRLFRTFGADNVGMSTIPETIVAKHGKMRVLSISAITNMAAGILEQPLNHEEVLEMGEKMKPVFKSLVDGIIANI from the coding sequence ATGAAATTAATTGACAGAGTAAATGAATCTATCGCTTATATCAGAACTAAAACGAATGCTAGCCCTAAAGTAGCCCTTATTCTCGGCTCAGGACTCGGTGACTATGCTGATGAGCTTGAAGATAAGGTTGCGATTCCTTACGGCGACATACCTCACTTTCCTACACTTAGTGTGGAAGGACATAAAGGACAGCTTGTTTTCGGAAAAATACACGGAAAAGAAGTAGTCTGTATGCAGGGAAGACTTCACTTTTATGAAGGAAAAGGTATGCATGCCACTACATATGCCATTCGTGTTTTTACTAAATTAGGAATAGAAATTTTATTTACTACAAATGCAACAGGCGGTTTAAATAAGGATTTCAGACCCGGTGATCTTATGATAATAACTGATCATATTAATTTTATGGGAGATAACCCTCTTATAGGTGAAAATGAAGGTGAATTCGGAGACAGATTCCCGGATATGACTAATCTTTACGACCGTGATTTAGTAAAAATTGCTGAAGATACTGCTTCACAGCTTAATATTAACATAAAAAAAGGTATTTTTATCGGATACAGCGGGCCAAACTTTGAGACTCCCGCAGAAATAAGATTATTCAGAACTTTTGGTGCTGATAATGTGGGAATGTCTACTATTCCTGAAACTATAGTTGCCAAACACGGGAAAATGAGAGTTCTCAGCATTTCAGCCATTACAAATATGGCGGCAGGAATTCTGGAACAGCCTCTGAACCATGAAGAAGTTCTGGAGATGGGTGAAAAAATGAAACCTGTTTTCAAAAGTCTTGTAGACGGAATTATTGCAAATATATAA